The Ramlibacter algicola genome segment GGGCTGGCGTTCTGGTGGCTCGACGTGCCCGGCGCCACGCTGTGGGGCGCCTTCATGGCGCTGCTGTCGCTGCTGCCCGCGGTCGGCGCGGCGATGGTGTGGGGGCCGGTCGCGATCTACAAGCTGTTCACCGGCGAGGTGGCCGGCGCCATCGGGCTCACGGTGTGGGGCGTGCTCGTGATCGGCCTGGTGGACAACGTGCTGCGGCCGATCCTCGTCGGGCGCGACACCAAGCTGCCCGACTACGTGGTGCTGGTCGCCACCGTCGGCGGCATCGGCCTGTTCGGGCTCAACGGCTTCGTCATCGGGCCGGTGATCGCGTCGATGTTCATCGTCGCGTGGAACCTGCTGACCGACGTGCGCCGGCACACGCCGGGGTCAGCGGCGGAGGACCGACCCGTGCAGGACGGCCAGGGCGGCGCGCAGCGGCCCGAGGGGCAACTGCCCCGGCGCCGACGCCGCCCGCCCCGCGGCGAAGGTGAGCGCTGAGCCGAACTCGCCGCCGCACACGCGCGACACCGCGCCCAGCGCGCCCATCGCCATCCCGGCCACCGGGATCGGCAGTTCCTCGCTCGCCATCCACGTCGCCTGCAGCAGCGTGAGCACGTCGCCAGTGCCTTGCGGCATCACGGCGACCTTGGCGACGTCGGCGCCGAGCCGGTACGAGTCCCGATAGCGCTCGAGCAATTCGCCCAGGGCCGGCGTGCGCTGGAAGTCGTGGAAGGACAGCACCAGCGTGCAGCCCGCGGCATGCGCGGCCTCGCAGATGGCCGCCACCTGGGCGGGATCGCCGCTGGCTTCGGTGTCGACCAGGTCCACGCCACCCCTCTCGCAAACGGCGGCGTACAGCGGCACCAATTGGTCGTCGTGCAGTGCCGTGGCTTGCCCGCCCTCGTGTTGCGCGCGCCGCGTGTACAGCAGCGGCAACCCGGGCGCCGCGGCCTTGATGTCGCGTGCGGTGGCGACGACGGCATCGATGTCCACGATGGCGGTGAAGTGGTCGACGCGCCACTCCAGCAGGTCCGGCCCGAGCGAGGCCGCATCGGTGGCCTCGCGCAGCAGGGCGTCGCGCGTGCGGCCCACCAGCGGCACGCAGACGGCGGGCAGCGTGCCGCCCGCGAGCGGCGTTCCACGGACGGTGATCGGTCGCATGCTCAGGAGACGATGTAGGCCGCGGCGGCGGTCGACAGCAGCTTGCCATCGTGGCCGAGGAATTCCATCCGGGTCGACGCGACGCGCGAGCCCAGCCGCAGCACCTCGGCACGCAACTCGAACGATTCGCCGATGGCCGGCCGCAGGTAGTCGACGCGCAGGTCGATGGTGCCCAGCTTGCCGAAACGGTGCAGCCGCGCCTGCGGCGGCTCGTCCAGGTGGCGCGCGCCGATCGCCGCCATGCACGCCAGCCCGCCCATCGCGTCCAGCCCAGCGGAGATCACGCCGCCATGGAGCCGGTTGTAGGCGAAGTGGCCCACCAGCTCGTGCTTCATCGCGAGGCGCCCGACGACCCGGTCCGCGCGCAGGGTCTCGATCTTCAGGCCCAGCAGCTGGTTGAAGACGATCC includes the following:
- the aroD gene encoding type I 3-dehydroquinate dehydratase, which produces MRPITVRGTPLAGGTLPAVCVPLVGRTRDALLREATDAASLGPDLLEWRVDHFTAIVDIDAVVATARDIKAAAPGLPLLYTRRAQHEGGQATALHDDQLVPLYAAVCERGGVDLVDTEASGDPAQVAAICEAAHAAGCTLVLSFHDFQRTPALGELLERYRDSYRLGADVAKVAVMPQGTGDVLTLLQATWMASEELPIPVAGMAMGALGAVSRVCGGEFGSALTFAAGRAASAPGQLPLGPLRAALAVLHGSVLRR
- a CDS encoding thioesterase family protein — translated: MSKNPPAGATEFEPEFISGLKAIFEERIVFNQLLGLKIETLRADRVVGRLAMKHELVGHFAYNRLHGGVISAGLDAMGGLACMAAIGARHLDEPPQARLHRFGKLGTIDLRVDYLRPAIGESFELRAEVLRLGSRVASTRMEFLGHDGKLLSTAAAAYIVS